The window GCGCGCACCGTCGGCCAGCCAGGGCCACTCGCTGGCGAAGTGGGCGGTGTCGACCAGGGCGGGGCCGCCGGGGTCCTCCACGAACTCCGAGGCGGGGTGGTGGCGCAGGTCGGAGGTGACGAACACGTCCACGTCCGCGGCCCGGGCCGCACCGAGCAGGGAGTCCCCCGCTCCCCCGGACACCGCGACGGTGCTCACGAGGCGGTCCGGGTCCCCCGCGACGCGGATCCCGGCCGCGGTGGCGGGCAGCCCGCGGGCGACCTGCTCGGCGAACTCGCGCAGGAGCACCGGCCGGTCCAGGGCGCCGATCCGGCCGATGCCGCGGCGGCCCTCGGGGTCGGTGGCGTCGGGGTCCAGGGGCCGCAGCGGCCCGGTGAGTCCGACCGCGCGGGCCAGCGCGTCGGACACGCCGGGCGAGGCGGTGTCGGCGTTGGTGTGCGCGGTGTACAGGGCGGTCCCCGACCGGATGAGCCGGTGCACGATCCGACCCTTGGGGGTGTTGGCGGCCACGCTGGTGACACCGCGCAGCATCAGCGGGTGATGGGTGATGATCAGGTCTGCGCCCCAGGTCAGGGCCTCGTCGACGACCGCGTCGACCGGGTCGACGGCGAACAGCACCCGCGCGACCTGCTGCGCGGGGTCGCCCGCCACCAGCCCGACCGCGTCCCAGGAGGCGGCCCACGCGGGCGGATAGACCCGCTCGAAGGCGGCGGTCACGTCGGACAGGGTCGGGTGCGCGGAATCGGTGTTCACGGCCCCGACCCTAGCGCTCCCGCTGCCGGTCGCGGTCCACCGGCGGTCGCGGTTCAGGGAGGGGCCAGGCGCGCGCCGACCTCCCGCAGGCGCTCGACGACCCGGGGCGGGGCCTCCAGCGTGAAGGGGGCGCCGAGGGCCAGGGCCGCCGCCGTGTACTGGCACACCAGGTCGAGGGAGTCGGCGCTGATCCGGATGCGGCAGCGGTGGTCGTCCAGCGGTTCGACCCGGCCGGGCAGGGGGCCGTGGAAGCGGCTGTGGAAGTCCTCGGCGGACAGCTCCAGGGTCAGGTGCGCGGTGTGTCTGTAGACGCCCGCGGCGAAGAGTCGGGTGAGGAAGGCCGCCGGGTCGGGCGCGGGCAGCGGCCTCGGCTCGAACCGCCGGTGGGTGGGCCGCGGTCCGCTGACCCGGTCCACCCGGAAGGTGCGCCAGTCGTCGCGGTCGGTGTCGTGCGCGATCAGGTACCAGTGCCCGCCGTGGGAGACCAGGTGGTGCGGCTCGACCCGGCGCCCGCGGGCGTTGCCCTCCCGGTCGCGGTAGTCGAAGTCGGTGACGGCCAGGTCGCGGCAGGAGGAGGCCAGCGCCCCCAGGACGGCGGGGTCCACACCGGGGACGTCGGGGTGGGGCACCGCGCTGGTGGCGCCGCCCACGGCGGCCAGCCGAGGGCGCAGGCGGGCGGGCAGGACGCGTTCGAGTTTGGCCAGGGCGCGCAGCGCGCTGTCCTGGAACCCGGTGGCGGTGGCCAGGCCCAGGGCGATCGCGACGGCCTCCTCGTCCTCCAGCAGCAGCGGGGGCAGGTCGCGGCCCGAGGCCAGGCGGTAGCCGCCCGCAACCCCGGGCGTGCCCTCCACCTGGTAGTCGAGCCCGCGCAGCCGTTCGACGTCGCGGCGCAGGGTGCGGGCGCTGACGCCGAGCCGCTCGGTGAGCTCCGCGCCGCTCCACTCGCGCCGGACCTGGAGCAGGGACAGCAGCCGCAGCAGCCGCTGCGGCATCTCCCCGCGTACGGATCGGCCCATGAACGCAGACTGCCAGAGATCGCGGTCACGTTGTGACCGCATGGGTTCCTACGGTGGCCGACATGAACGAGAACAACGAGAACACGGGCATCAAGAGCACGATGGGCGACACGGACACGCTGCGGGACCTGACCCGACGGGTGAGCGGACCGGTGCACGCGCCCGGGACCGACGCCTACGAGGAGGCCCGCACGGGAATGCAGCTGCTGGACCGGCACCGTCCCGACGCCGTGGTGGAGCCGGTCCGCGCCCAGGACGTGCGCGCCGCCGTGGCCTGGGCCTCGGAACGGGGGCTGCGGGTGTCGGCCCAGCTCACCGGGCACGGGCTCGGCGCGGGTATGGCGGGCGGCGTCCTCCTCGCCACCCACCGCATGGACGGGGTGCGGGTGGACCCCGACCGCGGCACGGCGTGGGTGGAGGCCGGGGCCGCCTGGCAGACGGTGGTCGACGCGGCCGCCGAACACGGATTGGCGCCCCTGTCGGGCAGCTCCCCCGCCGTGGGCGCGGTCTCCTACACGCTCGGCGGCGGCGTGGGGCTGCTGGCCCGCCGGTACGGGTTCGCCGCCGACCACGTGCGGCGCGTGGACCTGGTCACCGCAGACGGCCGTCTGCGGCAGGTCACCGGGGACGACGACCCCGACCTGTTCTGGGCGGTGCGCGGCGGAGGCGCGGGCGCGTTCGGCGTGGTCACCGGAATGGAGATCGACCTGTTCCCGGTCCCGCGGATCTACGGCGGAAGCCTGCTCCTGGACGCCGGAGCCGAACCGGGGGCGCTGGAGGCCTGGCGGCGGTGGGCCGAGTCGGTGCCCGAGGAGATGACCTCGGGGGCCTCCGTGATGGTCTACCCGGACATGGAGGGCGTGCCCGAGCCGATGCGCGGCCGCCAGGTGGCCCAGGTGTCGGTGGCCTGGTCGGGCCCGATGGAGGAGGGGGCGAAGGTGGTGGAGCCGCTGCGCTCGGCCGCCCCGGTGCTGGCGGACACCCTGCGCGAGATGCCCTACGACGAGTCGGGCGCGGTCTTCGACGAGCACCAGGACCAGGCGGGGTTCCGCGGCCGCAGCGTGCTGGTGGACCGGCTGGACGGGAAGGCGCTGGCCGAGCTGACCCGGATGACGGGCGAGGCGCCGTTCTTCTGCGTGGTCTGGCTGCGCCACCTGGGCGGGGCGCTGGCCCGGGAGCCGCTGGTCGCCAACGCCGTCGGGCACCGGGACGCCGCCTACGCGCTAACGGTGCTGACCTTCGCCGAGACCGAGGACACCGGGGCGATGCGCGACCTGCGCGAGCGGGCCGCGGCGCTGTTCGGGCCGCACGCGGTGGGCCGCTCGTCCACGCTGGGCTTCGGGCCGATGGAGGAGGCCGAGGTCCGCGAGGTCTTCGACGAGGACGACCGCGCGCGGCTCGCCCAGGTCAAGGCCGCGTACGACCCGCGCGGGGTATTCCACTCCAACCGGCCGATCCCGCCCGGGGGCTGGTGACCGGGGCGCGACCCGCGCAGGGCCCGCCGCCGGGAGCGCACACCGCTTCCGGCGGCCCCGGTACGCCCCGCCCGCGACCGGGCCGGACGGCGACCGCCCCCGCCTCCCCGGCCGGGCGGTGTGAGCACCGGCACGGACCGACGGCTCCGACCGGCCCCTAGGCTTGTTGGGCTATGGAGAAGAGCGAGCAGCAGCGGCCCCCGTCCCCGGTCGGCGCACACGTCCCGGTCGCGGGCGGCATGGCCGACAAGGGCCTGGCCTACGCCGAGGAGATCGGCGCGGAGGCGGTCCAGGTCTTCGTGTCCAACCCGCGCGGGTGGGCGACCAACGGGGGCGACCCCGCGCAGGACGCGCGGATGCGCGAGCGCGTCGACCTGCCCGTGTTCGTACACGCCCCCTACCTGATCAACCTGGGCACCCCCAGCGAGGAGACCGCCGAGAAGTCGGTGCGCTCCCTGGAGCACGCGCTGCGCCGCTCGGCCCGGAT is drawn from Nocardiopsis dassonvillei subsp. dassonvillei DSM 43111 and contains these coding sequences:
- a CDS encoding helix-turn-helix transcriptional regulator, producing MGRSVRGEMPQRLLRLLSLLQVRREWSGAELTERLGVSARTLRRDVERLRGLDYQVEGTPGVAGGYRLASGRDLPPLLLEDEEAVAIALGLATATGFQDSALRALAKLERVLPARLRPRLAAVGGATSAVPHPDVPGVDPAVLGALASSCRDLAVTDFDYRDREGNARGRRVEPHHLVSHGGHWYLIAHDTDRDDWRTFRVDRVSGPRPTHRRFEPRPLPAPDPAAFLTRLFAAGVYRHTAHLTLELSAEDFHSRFHGPLPGRVEPLDDHRCRIRISADSLDLVCQYTAAALALGAPFTLEAPPRVVERLREVGARLAPP
- a CDS encoding Nif3-like dinuclear metal center hexameric protein codes for the protein MNTDSAHPTLSDVTAAFERVYPPAWAASWDAVGLVAGDPAQQVARVLFAVDPVDAVVDEALTWGADLIITHHPLMLRGVTSVAANTPKGRIVHRLIRSGTALYTAHTNADTASPGVSDALARAVGLTGPLRPLDPDATDPEGRRGIGRIGALDRPVLLREFAEQVARGLPATAAGIRVAGDPDRLVSTVAVSGGAGDSLLGAARAADVDVFVTSDLRHHPASEFVEDPGGPALVDTAHFASEWPWLADGARHLVDALGRAGGPDGANVEVRVSTTVTDAWSQAVSHV
- a CDS encoding FAD-binding oxidoreductase — translated: MNENNENTGIKSTMGDTDTLRDLTRRVSGPVHAPGTDAYEEARTGMQLLDRHRPDAVVEPVRAQDVRAAVAWASERGLRVSAQLTGHGLGAGMAGGVLLATHRMDGVRVDPDRGTAWVEAGAAWQTVVDAAAEHGLAPLSGSSPAVGAVSYTLGGGVGLLARRYGFAADHVRRVDLVTADGRLRQVTGDDDPDLFWAVRGGGAGAFGVVTGMEIDLFPVPRIYGGSLLLDAGAEPGALEAWRRWAESVPEEMTSGASVMVYPDMEGVPEPMRGRQVAQVSVAWSGPMEEGAKVVEPLRSAAPVLADTLREMPYDESGAVFDEHQDQAGFRGRSVLVDRLDGKALAELTRMTGEAPFFCVVWLRHLGGALAREPLVANAVGHRDAAYALTVLTFAETEDTGAMRDLRERAAALFGPHAVGRSSTLGFGPMEEAEVREVFDEDDRARLAQVKAAYDPRGVFHSNRPIPPGGW